Sequence from the Carassius gibelio isolate Cgi1373 ecotype wild population from Czech Republic chromosome A7, carGib1.2-hapl.c, whole genome shotgun sequence genome:
tgcttttaatgcattttcaaGGATTTTTCTTTTccactcttcataattttttgtcTCTTCTTCCTCTGTCTTCTCAACTCGCTCTTGTTTAGGGGATGTTGAAATCTTTCCAtctggaaaaaaacacacaaaaaaataataatattttcatatcaTCAAACATGACATGTTCTgcctattattaaatattacatatagaAATATTAATCAGTCTTATTACTGAGAGAAAACTTTTTCCAGAGCTTGAAAACATGCTGATGAACCAGAAAAAGTTATGTAAATGTGCACACACTGTATATAAGGGCAGCTGATGTGTAgaaaaattatttgtcattatttgttaaaaaaaaaaaaaagcaaatggcTTTCTTACCGTCTTCTTCTGTTTCTAGTATTTCAGTGAAAGTCTTCTGCCTCTTTTGAGCAGTTTTGACTGGTTTCTCCGTAGATGTAGGTCCATCTGAGGGTACAGGGACATATCAGACTGAGGGCCCTATTCTAACGGTCTAAagtgcacggcgcaggtgcactcatgGCATGCCCGAATCCACTTTTGGTACTTTAACGATGGGgaaatgggtgtttttttttagcGTAATGTGAAATAAACCAGTCAGAATCTCCCAttctctttaaaaaacaaatttaaattttatttttcatttttaaaaatgtttgtgtgctgctgtgcgtccttGTTTGTGTAATAAGCAGCGTCTACGTGCATTGTGCACCCGTCTATATGCACATATTACTAACACGCTTTaagtaacaaagaaaaaatattgtaccaaattttttagaccagcatgcttatgggcacacaaatgggtgcaaatgcatttgctatttaaacaactcAAACAGCGCAGGATGGAAAAATGAGAAGTGCGTCTGGCTGAAACACTTGTGCTGTGtcttgcgccgggtgtatgacgGGGCCCTGAAACTTCAATAACTACTTGAGAACAAACAAGCTGCTCTTTGATGCTgaactgcacaaaaaaaataaacagtctaATTATGATATGTCTGTAGCCATCGCAACCAGTGAAATGGGTTTCTTTATGACAGATCTCTTTGAAGCAATatctctttatttaaaaaaaaaaaaaaaaaaaaaggattaaggATTAAAAGGATTAAACGTTGTGCAACTTCAATTACAACATCTTTGTTAAACATGAAAGTCAGACCAAGATCTCctacaaaaaaatgcttttatgcctTTATTAACTTTAATTAGTCAACGTatcattttccaaaaagcttttGTTTGAAGGGGTCACACTTACTGCAGATCTCCTGTCCGAATTTCTGAAACTGTGTGCACAGCCGGTCAAAGATCCCCTTCTTTGCTCCAGATGAAGAAGCCAATTTCCTGTCAGCTCTGATTTTCATGCACCTTCAAACAGGAAGGACAGAACCAATTTATTTTTCCATCTTCAGTAATGAATGTTAACCAGTTGCAGTTTAGATTTGGAGATTTCTGTGGATTGTTGGCATGCATAAAATCTTTTTGACCCATCTGGgagcctttatttatttaatgcacttCTCATAGCTTCATATTAAAGTACTTATGGCCTTACACTGGCACTATGAAGAGCGTTATCAGGGTCTCAAGAGACAAAAGAGctcaaaatctaaattaatatcTAATGTGATTGTCAAATACACAATCTTCCGACAATTTAAGTATTTCTCAATGACGATGACATTACAGTGTCCTATACTCACTTGCATGCTGCATACAGAGCTGCTGTGGTAAAGAGAGGCTTAGACAGGTCAAGGTCTTGTTGCTGAGCAGCGGGCAAACTGGTCTCATAACTGCTCCaacaaatacataatgtaggtTTAGATCAAGTCATTCGATTAATCTCGACTGCACTGATGCAATGTGAAGACTCACCGCTGAAGGATCTGAGAGGCCACTTTAACTGCTTCCAAACAGCCGTACTGCACTGCAAGATCTCGGAGACCCAGGTTTGACTGCAGGCCCAGCATGCACTCCATAGACTTCAGATTACTGGAGTACACCTTAGGACTCAGTCCGGATAGTTTGATGGCATACTCCTATCCAGCAGAAAGTTGAAAGAGTATTCAGTAAATATTCGCAAGCAAATAGACACACTACTCCATATGCTTATGATTCGTTCAATTACTACATATGCTAAGTTCAATGGTTATTGTGTGagaaatatttttaacaataacagcTGTCTCCACTGCATGTCCACCACCACAGACTATTTTGCCCCAATCTCTCTTTTTGCACAAGTCAATCAATGGACaattattctttatattaaatatgagatGCATGTAGAAAACTGAATATTTGTTTCCATTGCCAACCAGGCTGTAATTGAGACTAAATGATcgcaaaaaagtgtttaaatattatttgtgtacattttggatAAATAAAGGGGTAGCTATAACATTAGCTTGGCAAAGCAAACTAataggttatttatttataaacaattaATTCCAATGAAGAAAGCTAACGTTATTTAATTCAATACATAATTTGAGATTAACAAATTAACGTTACACAAGTTTCCTTTGATGCCAcagaaaagaaaagcaaatagACAAATACATTGAGATAGCCTACAGGGTGTAACAGTAAAAGATAACTGGAACATATACATATTTCCAttacataatattacataatgtaGTAATTCAAGTGCGTATGTGTGTCACTCTGTACATGTATAAGTAACATGTAACTTACTACAATCACATCACACAGTATGGGAAGTGGATCTTGCCTTGTCTAGAGGAAACTTCAGTGAAGTCGCTGCCAACTCGAGGCAGATAATGGCCTTGCTGGTGGCTGTCACAGAACCCAGTCCAACACACTTCACTTGAGATAATCGCATGTATTcctctgcttgactgaaaataAGCGATCACAGTTAGTTGTTGTTCACTTCAGATTGAACCAAAGAAGCGACTGGTCTCTCTACCCTGTCACACTAAACTTACCTCAATACTTTAACAGCTGTTATCCCGATCTTCGAAGCAAGCTTACGAAATAGGTCTTTATCCATTTGTAAAGTCGTTTGGATCTTAGATCTCTCTAACCGAAACACAGTAGACTCCTCTCAGCAAACTTTACTCACACCAACTGATTTCGCGCGAAAACGAACACGTGTTACTCCAGAGATAAACGTCAAGCCCTTCCATTGGTGGATCAAGAGCTGGGCGTGGACAATCTCGTTCGAGTAAAATAAGCATAAACCTTTATACAGTCTGTTGTTAACCACTTTTTAGTATTCGTCAATGGTAACGTTACTACATATGGCTTAGCGAAGTGCAACGAtattaaatgcttttttcttcaatttttaaacaaatataatgaCAGTCCGAGTATTTTATAGTAAacgtgttttaattattttagtcgTCTCTACAGGGCTTGCTCTCTGTCTCAGGGCGTGCTGTGTGTTGTGAGCGAGGAGCAGAGCTCGTCATGAGGCGGAACAGCGGCAGTCACGTGACGCGTCACACTCACGGGGGGTCATCCAGTGTTTCCTCGAACATACCTAATAATCATGGTAAGATATAAACCATCATCGTATGTGTATTATGTGTGCTGG
This genomic interval carries:
- the LOC128016739 gene encoding origin recognition complex subunit 6; protein product: MDKDLFRKLASKIGITAVKVLSQAEEYMRLSQVKCVGLGSVTATSKAIICLELAATSLKFPLDKEYAIKLSGLSPKVYSSNLKSMECMLGLQSNLGLRDLAVQYGCLEAVKVASQILQRYETSLPAAQQQDLDLSKPLFTTAALYAACKCMKIRADRKLASSSGAKKGIFDRLCTQFQKFGQEICNGPTSTEKPVKTAQKRQKTFTEILETEEDDGKISTSPKQERVEKTEEEETKNYEEWKRKILENALKAKPLDS